CCGATCCACGTTGCGAGCCCACTTGCGTTGGCGTTCGTCACCGCCCACCGCCAGCATCCAGCCAAGCCTGCGCCTTCCCGACGAGCACGCTGCCGCCGGCCGCCATCCAGCGCTCGTACGTGGACGATGTCGCGTCAGCGCGCTCGCGCCACATGCCGCCGACCCAGTCGATATAGTGCCGTGTTTCGTTGGGCAGGCTGCCGTCGCGCTGGTAGCGCATGGCGGTTCCGGGACCGCCGTTGTAGGCGGCTGCGGCGAGCGTGACGGACTTCGACCAGTCGGGGTCGTCGGCCTGGCCGAACGACTTCAGCTGCTGCGCCAGGTACCAGGCGCCGAAGTCGATCGCCACGGCCGGTTCGTTCAAACGCGAAGGGTCGAAGGCGCCAAGGCCGCGCTGGCGGGCGATGTCGCCGGCGGTGGGGGGCATGACCTGCATGAGCCCTGTGGCACCGGCATGGCTGCGCGCCGACGGGTGGCCGCCCGACTCCACGAGCGTGATGATCGCCAACAGGTCGGCGGCGACGCCGTGTGTGGCGGCGGCGGCGTTCAGGAGTTCGGACCACGACAGCACCGGCTCCGGCAGCCACGGGATCGCGACCGCTTCGGCGGCGGACGGCGCGGCGGAAGCGCGAACGGGGGCGTCGCCGATGGCGGAAGCGACTCGGCCGGCGGCGGCGTCAGGGGCGGCACGAACGGCGTCGGAGCCCGCCAATCCGGTGGCGGTCAGGCCGTCGTCTGCCGCTGCGGCGACATCAGCCGCGTCGCGCCCCGCGTCCACGGGTTCGAACGGGACGACCGATGCCGCCGACGAGGCGCCGCCGGCCGAGGACCCACCGTCGAACGCAAGGACGGGCGGATCCCCCGCGTGCACGGTGACGCCGCCGGCAGGAACGAAGCCGCGCACGTCATGGCCGTCGATCTCGGCCGCGACCCAGTAGTCGACGCCGCTCGCCCAGGCATCACCGAATGCCACGCGTCCTCCGATCCCAACCCGTGTGCCCGCCGGCAGCAGGGCCACCGTCTCGCCACCGCCTGGCTCGGTTCGCACGGCGACACGTTCCTGTACATCCCCGGCGGCAAAGCTCA
Above is a window of Candidatus Avedoeria danica DNA encoding:
- a CDS encoding transglycosylase SLT domain-containing protein — translated: MAAATPTFDSIPTLEVRVPRRPVVLRGLRPAAVVAIAFGALGVAALVGSLRGTPSDAHSNGVEAPVFMSFAAGDVQERVAVRTEPGGGETVALLPAGTRVGIGGRVAFGDAWASGVDYWVAAEIDGHDVRGFVPAGGVTVHAGDPPVLAFDGGSSAGGASSAASVVPFEPVDAGRDAADVAAAADDGLTATGLAGSDAVRAAPDAAAGRVASAIGDAPVRASAAPSAAEAVAIPWLPEPVLSWSELLNAAAATHGVAADLLAIITLVESGGHPSARSHAGATGLMQVMPPTAGDIARQRGLGAFDPSRLNEPAVAIDFGAWYLAQQLKSFGQADDPDWSKSVTLAAAAYNGGPGTAMRYQRDGSLPNETRHYIDWVGGMWRERADATSSTYERWMAAGGSVLVGKAQAWLDAGGGR